Part of the Nitrosophilus alvini genome, TCTGCAAGTATCTGCTGGGATTTTGAATATAGTCTCTCTTTCTTGGACACAGACTTGAAAAATGCCAAATTTTATCCTTTGAGTTTTTTTATATCTTCAACTATAAGATATAGCGAAGGAACAAGAAGAAGCGTTATAAACGTAGCGAAAAGTATACCGAACCCCAATGAGAGAGCCATCGGTATCAGCACTTTTGCCTGCCTTGAAGTTTCAAATATCATAGGCATAAGCCCGCCAAATGTTGTTATAGTTGTAAGCAAAACGGGTCTAAAACGCTGCAAAGCTGCCTCTTTTGCAACTCTGAACATACTAACATTAAATTTTTCTTTGTAGTCGTTTGCAAACTTCACCATTATCAAAGAGTCGTTTACTACTATTCCGCAAAGGGCGACTATGCCAAAAAGGCTTATTACACTGAGACTGTATCCCATTACCAGATGCCCTAAAATTGCACCTATTATCCCAAAAGGAATACTTGCCATTACGATAAGCGGCTGAAGATAGCTTCTAAAAGGAATAGCCAAAAGAGTATATATGGCAAATATGGAAAGAATGAAAGTGGTCTTCAGTGTACTGAGACTTTCCCTCATTTCAGACTGATTACCTTCAAAACTGTATGTCAAGCCGTGATATCTGTTTGTCAATTCTTTAAGTTTGCCCTCTTTCAGATCGTTTAGTATCTCAAGAGCTTTGCTTCTTGGTTTCACATTGGCTTCTACCGTTATGACTCTTCTTCCGTTCTGTCTGACAATTTCAGTATATGCGTGTCCCCACTCAGGAATGATCAGGTCTTTTAGTGCAACCTCTTTTCCGTCTTTCGTATAAAGCATCATATTGTCAAAATAGTATTCATATCTCCTCTCATCAAGAGGCATTTTTGACATAATTTTTACCTCATTTGGCCCTATCAGGATTCTTCTGGCTTCAGCGCCGTATAGTCTGTTTCTGATCTCGCGGGCTATCTGATTTGCATCAAATCCGAGAGCATATGCCAAAGGTGTTAGTCTGAAATTTATTTGCTCTTTGCCCGGCGCAAACCCATCTGAAATATCAAAGACTCTGGGGTATTTCTCCAGTTCGCGTGCCAAAGAGCGACTGGCAATTTTTAGTACCTCCATATCGGGATGACTGAGCTCAATAGTCAGCGACGGGCCGTGTCCCGGACCTCCGGCATCAGAAAAAAACTGTAAAACATCCACACCGGCAATCTCGCCTGTGAGTTTTCTCCATTTTTTGACAAATCCTGCAGTAGAGAGGATCTCCTCTCTTATATCAGGCGGTGCAAGATATACTCTCACTTCTGCAAGATGACTTCCGCTTCTGCCGACCCTTGCATAGATTCCTTTCAGATAGATATCTTTTTTTCCTGTCTCTTCGGCCACTTTTTGGGCACTCTTTATCAATCTTTCAACAACCTCTTTTGTCTTTTCGGCAGGTGTTCCAAAAGGCATCTTTACAATTGCCTTGGCATAATCCGACTCGGTTCGCGGAAATATCTGCATACCCATTCTACCGCTAAATGCGTAAGAGAGTGTAACTCCCAAAATAGATATGGCAATGATTAGAGTAATATACCTGTTTCTTAATATCAATGACAAAAACGGACCAAATTTGAATCTCACCCATGCCCTGAATGTTTTGCTGAATTTTTGCTGGTTATTGTGTATCCAGAGAAGAAGTCTGTTTTTGACACTGTTTTTCACCCCCGCAAGGTGTGCCGGCAATATAAAAAGAGCTTCAAACCAAGAAATTAAAAATACTGTTATGACAACTACCGGTATAACTTGAAAAATTTTGCCCGTCACCCCGGGGATAAAATAGATAGGTAAAAACGCTACAATATTGGTCAGAATACTGAAAGAGACCGGTACCGCCATCTCGCGTGCGCCCTTTATTGCAGCGGCAAGAGGAGAATAGCCTTTTTCTCTGTAATGATAAACATTTTCTCCCACAACTATCGCATCATCAACTACTATACCAAGAGCTATTATAAAGGCAAAAAGCGATACCATACTGATAGATACATCCAGATAAGGGAAAAACAGAAATGCGCCTAGAAAAGATATAGGTATACCCATCATTACCCAAAAAGCGAGTCTTATTTCAAGGAAAATAGACAAAGCCAGAAGTACCAGTACCAGCCCTATCGCACTGTTTTTCAAAATAAGATCCACCCTGTCTTTGAAGACGGAGGCCTCGTCCGTCAATATCTTCACATCAACCGTCTCAGGAAGTGTCTGCCTGAAACTCTCTACTTTTTCTTTAACGCTCTCAGAGATTTTTATGGGAGATATATCCTGGGAATTTCTTATCTCTATCCTTATTGCAGGTTTTCCGTCAAACAGAGCAAAATAGTCCTCATCCTCAAAAGCTTCTTTTATTACCGCTATCTCTTTTAAAAAAACAGAGTTGCCCTCTTTTGTTGTAATGATAGGAATATTTTCAAACTCTATGGGCTTTTCTCTTCTCTGTTTTAATCTTACTATTATCTCTCCACGCTGAGTCTTTATACTTCCAGCGGGCAGATCAAGCGAATTATCCCTAATTTTTTTGGCGATGAATCCCTGGGTAAGAGAGTATTTTCTAAGATGCTCTTCATCTATCTCTATACTTATCTGTAAAGGCGATACACCGTATATATCCACCTTGGAGATAACGGAATCGTGCAAGAGAATTTCTTTGAGTCTTTGAGCTATTTTATAAAGAGTCAGTCTGTCGGCATCCCCGTAAACCGCAAGTGACATTGTCCTTTTTTCATAGCTTCTTTGGCTGATTTTCGGCTTTTCGGCATCAACCGGAAAAGTTCTTATTCTGTTTATCGCATTTTCTATATCATTTTGCAGTTTTTGAAGCTCATATCCTTTTCTGGCTTCTACGTTTACAGACGCCCTCCCCTCAAAAGCGACACTTCGATATCTTTTTATACCGTCTACGGAACTAAGCGCCTCTTCAATAGGAAGGATTATCCCTTTTTCTATCTCTTCGGGACCTGCTCCCGGATAGGAGACGCTTATTCTTACCTCATCTCTTTCAAAATCGGGGAAAACCTCCTGTCTTAAATGCCCCATCATCAAAAGACCGCCGATAATAGCAATCATCATAACAAGATTTACTGCAACCGGACGGCTCGCCATCCAGGCAATGGGACCTTTAAACAGATCTTTATCGGTTTTTCTCATCTATGCTCTCTTTTTTTTGCCGAAAAAGCTTTAAAGTTTCGCAGTCTCATTCCTTCCACCGGTGTCTCTATATTGCTTGTTATTACCATCTCGCCGTCGTTTAAATCTTTCGCTTTTATATAGGCAAACTTTTTGTCTTTCCATAAAACTTCAGTTTTCCTGATATCAAGCAGTTTTTCTTTTGTATATACCCATATCGTATCAGACGCTCTTAGGGCAACTCTCGGAATCTTTGCACACTCTTTGATTGTTTTGCCTTCTATTTCCACTTCGACAAACGAGTTCAAAAGAAGTTTCGCTCCTTCTGTTTCGATTCCTAGAGGGTCTTTTGCCTCAAGCAGAATATTTGCCATTTTACTACCATTATCTACCTCTTTTTTCAATGAGATTACTTTGACCGAAACACTCTTTGCAGTTTTCGGCCAGAAACTGTGTCTTACCGATGCGACTGATCCTTTTTTACTGTTATAGCCGGGGATATCTATATATTTGAGCTTCTCCGGGCTCAAAGTCACATCTATCCAAAACCGATCGGCTCTTGCAAGAAGAAGAAGTCTTTTTGAACTGTTCACTACCTCTCCTTTGGCAACGTCTACACTTAAAATCACACAATCAAAGGGGGCTTTTATGGTGCATCTTTCTATATCGAGCAATGCCTTCTTATAAGCTGCTTTTGCCGCTGCCAGTTTTTCTTCTGCGGCTTTGATATGCGGTATCCGATAGATAAAACTCTTCTCTCTTTCGCTTACCTCTTCTGCGAAAAGCTCAAACTCTTTTTTTGCACTCTTCTGTCTGTTCAGCTCCACTTCCAACTCATACTCTGCCTTCGCAATATCGGCTTTTTTCTGTGCTGCAGCAAGAATAAAATCTGCAGTATCAAGCTCAATCAATACTTCGCCTTTTTTAAACATCTCACCGGGTATCAGACGTGAATTCAGCTTTGTTATCTGGGAACTGACTCTTGAAGTAAGTTCAAGGCTTCTGTATGGTATAACTTTTCCATACATCTCAAGTCTGACATTACAATCCGATATTTTGGGTTTGATAGTTTCCACAAGAAGAGCTCTTTTCTCGATTTTATGCACTCTTTTTCTGGCTTTTGGTTTGTTTGTAATCCAGTAGTAGGATATATACAAAGACAAACCGGCAACGGCCAGTACAATAACGACTTTTAAAATTAAATGAAACCTGTTTTTCTCTCTCATTTTTTATCCTTGTCCTCTTCCCATCCGGTTGATAGTGCTCTGTAAAGACCTATATAATAGAGTGCAAGCTCATAACTGGCTTTAAGCTCTTTTTCCTCTAGATTTTTAAAACTCATAAGAGCACTTAGATATCTTCTATATTCCTGCTGCCCAGTAATATATCTGCTGCGATAAAACTCTATATTTTTTTGTGCAATCTCTTTTTGTTTTTTCAAAATTTTTATATATTGTTTCTGTGACTCTATCTTTTCCAAAAGATCCGTAACTTCTTTTGCAGCATCAAGAAGTGCTTGTTTGTACCTAAAAAGAAGCTCTTCGGTCTTGGCACGGGCAGCTTTTACATCAGCTTTTCTTTCTCCCGCATCGAAAATCGGCGACACTGCAGATGCCGCTATGGAGGCAAACCAGTTGTCAAAAACATTATTCAGCCCGGAAGAGGAGCTGCTTATGTTTGAACTCAAAGCGAGTCTGGGATATTGTGCCGATATGGCTGCCGCGTATCTTTCATCCTGAGCCTGCAGTTTGTAATAAAGAGATTTTATATCAGGTCTTTGCATAAGTTTTGACATTTCAATTTTCGGTGTTTTTACGGAGAGAACATCCGGAAAAGCAGACTCATTAAAGATAAGCTTTTCATCCGGCTTTTTTGAGAGCATAACATTCAGAGCAGTGGCAAATATCTTTTTTTCATTTTTGGAGAAAACTATATCTTTGTCTATCTCTTTGATCGTACTCTTTTGCTGTAAAATATCCGACACATCAGCCTGTGCAGATACAAATCGCTTCTTCAGAGTCTCAAGCTCTTTTCGGGCAATATCTCTTTTTTCGGCAAGCAGTCTGAGTCTGCTGCTTTGATAAAGATATCCGTACCAGTTTTTTGCTATTTCGCTTGTAAAAGTTACATTTGCAGCCTTAAAATCTTCTTTGCTTGCTTTATACTCAAATCCTGCCGCTTTGGAAAGCGAATCTATTTTACCCCACAAATCAACTTCATATTTTGCCGCCGCACCCAGAGAAAAACTGTTTTCGCTATCAGAATATCCGCTTTCGTTTACAAAACTTCTAGAAACACCGATCGTTGCATCTATAGCCGGAAAAAGAGGTGACCTGCTCTTCTTCAATTGAGCTTCGGCCTGTAAGATTTTTTTTCTTATCGATTTCAAACTGAAGTTTTCGGCAAGAGCCTCTTCTAAAAGCCGGTTTAGGTTCTCGTCTTCGAATACTTTCCACCACTTTTTGGTCTCTGCATTTGTCATATTTTTTTGGATTTCGGCAATTTCACCCGGCAAAGGCTCTTTTTTTGCATAACATCCGGCAAACAGAAGAAGTATCGCCAAAAAAGAGAGATATTTAGCCATTTTTCACCGCTTCTATACCTGCAAGCGAAAATTTTAAAACATGATCTATATATCTTTGAATCTCTTCTTCGGTTATTCCTTCAAATTTAATACTCTTTTCGCTCATCAGGCTCTTTACTTTCTGCAGATGAAAACATTGCCCTACTACGCTCATATGGCAAAACTTCACATTCTCTTTTGTTGCTTTTTCTCCAAGAAGTTCGGCTATTATCTCCATCATAGCTTTACGTTCAGGCTGTATCTCTTTTATAAGAATCTCTCTTAAAAGTCCCGTAGGATTTGCGCTCTCCTTATTCATAATCGCAAAATCTAGAGCTTCTGGGTCAAAAATATGGCGTATCAAAGAGGCGATTTTAAACCTCAGTTTCTCTTTGGCAGTTGCGTTTTGGGGGAGTTTTTTTTCCTCAGAGTAGAGTTTCAGGCTCTTTTGAAAAGCATATCTCCAGGACTCTTTGTAGAGATTCTCTTTGGAACCGAAATGATAGTTAACAGAAGCTATATTGACTCCGGCCTCTTTGCATATCATGGCTATGGTAGTCTCTTTGAAGCCATATTTTGCAAAGAGTCTGGAGGAGACTTCAAGAATTTTCTGTTTAGTATCCTTTTTTTTCTTCATCACTCGCCCGGGTTTTGTTTATTTGCACCCATTATACAGACACTAACCTTTAATTTCAAATGATTGTTTGAAACACTTTTTTAAAAAATTATATTTCAGTGACATTTCCAAGATTTTTCAGGTTTGGAGGAGTTTTATGCTCTTCGATATATTTCTCGAGCTCACCCGTGTCTCTTTTTTTTACCGCCCAGTTTTCAAGCTCACTCCTTCTGCCTATATATTTCATCAGAGGCACTCCGAAACCGCAGCTTGTCTCTACCGCATATATATGGAACTTTATAAGTCTTCTTGTGAGGCTCTCATCTGCATCGAAGTGTTTTAAAAGTTCACTAAACTGGGCATCTTTTTTCTCTATAAGCTCACCTTTGCAGAATGCTCTTAGAATCTTGGGCTTTCCTTCAAAAGAGCAGAACATAAGCGTAATTTCACCGTCATTTTCTATATCTCTTGCAGTTCTGTTACCGCTTCCGGGGTAGTCGAGATACAAAAGAGTGTTGCTGTCCAGAACCTTTATACTCTCATATCCCTTCGGAGAGAGATTTACCTCTTCTAAGCTGCAGCTTGCCAAAAAAAATATCTTCTGTGCATTTATAAAATCCACATCTTTCTGTTTTAGACTTCCATACTGTTTTCCCATCATAGCTCCTTTATGATTTTGGTCATTGAAAAAAATATTTGAATTGTATATTATTGCAAAAAAACTTTACAGGAGTCTGTATGGCCAAATGTTGTCCTATTTCGCAAAGAAGAACCGATTCTTATCTAGAACGCATCGAAGCTTTCATAACAGCTGCGATTGTAACCATATTTGTTATGACCTGCTCTTTTGTAATGCCTCTGCTTTTGGCAATCGATTTTCTTCTGAAACTGGCCACACAAAACAGATACGGAATTTTCAGACCTCTGTCAAAAAAATGCAAAGAGGTCCTTAAGTTGCCGCAAAAATCCGTTGACGACGCTCCTAAAAAATTTGCAAGAGTTTTAGGTATGATAATGTCTTTCAATCTTGTAGTTTTATATATATTCAATCTGCATATACCCGCAGTAATATTGTCATGTATATTCATAACATTTGCTCTGCTTGAAGCTTTCTTCGACTACTGTATAGGCTGCAAAATATATACTGCACTAAAAAAAGCTTCAACTAAACCTTAAACCGAAAAAAATTTTTTCTGCATATTTAAAATAGGACTATTTTTGTCCTATTTATTTTCTGTATTCCCCAGTTTTTCGTCCTTTTTATACTTGTTGAAAAAAAATTATCATTTGACTGTCTTTGATAAGATTTATAATATTTTTTTATAAAAAGTAGCAACAAAGCTCCCTAAATTAAAGGATTTCCTTTAAATAAGACAAATTATGTCCTATTTAATATATAGTTGCTATAATTCTTTCGTAACAAAAAAAAATCTCAAGGAGAACAAAATGAGAAAGACACTACTTGCATTTGCAGCATTGGCAACAGCACTATTCGCAAGCGATGCGAATCTTAACCCTTACTGGTTCGAAGATGGCGAAAAAGAGACGCTAAACAGCACTGAGGTCTACTCTGAGTACAACCCTCAAACTGACATCAACGTTTACGCTTTCCAAGAAGAGAAGTAATATTGCTCTGCGGCCTTCCCGGCTCCTGAAGGCCGCAGTAGCTCAAAACCTTCCTATTCAAAACTTTTCTCACTTTCCACTTTTGCAATTCTGATTTTATATCTTTTATACCATTTTTGCTGACCTTGCTTTTGAGCAAGTCTGTGTTCGCTATTCTCTCTCCATCTGCGTATTGACTCCAAATCTTTCCAGTAAGAGACTGTTATCCCAATATCGCTTCTTGCAGATTCAATTCCCAAAAATCCTTCCTGCTCGGATGCCAAAGCTGTCATTTTTTTCGCCATCTCTTGAAAACCTTCAATATCCTCGCCTGTTTGAGAAGTAAATATCACTGCATAATAAGGCGGTTTTGGAGTTGACGCAAGTTTGGCACTCTCTTTTGTCTCGGCGGCCTGGTTGCCTCTCTCTTTTTGCGCATCTTCTTCTTCAAGTATATATACTGTTTTTCTGCCGTTTTCCTCGACCTCTTCGTAAGCCAGTTCGCCCTTCATAGTCATTTTCAGCACCTGATATCGACTGAGTCTATGCTTTGCGGCATACTTTCCAAGAGGTATCTTTTTCATATTTTCTCCTGCAAGTGTGGTCTGTTTGGGTTATAATTATAAACAAAAGATACAGGATTTCAAATGTGGCTTGAATCTATGTTTAAACTTCAGCAAAAAGGTACAGATTTTTCCACAGAAATCAGAGCCGGTTTTACGACATTTTTAACAATGATGTATATTGTACCTGTCAACGCTTCCATTATGAGTCTGACTGGAATGCCGTTTGATGCGCTGATTACGGCAACTGCGGCAGTTACTATTATTGCCACCATATTAAACGGTATATGGTCCAACACTCCGGTTGCCATGAGTGTTGGCATGGGACTTAATGCCTATTTTACTTTCGGACTCGTAAAAGGAATGGGTATCGGCTGGCAGACAGCTCTTGGAATAGTAATGATTTCTGGACTGATATTTCTGATTTTGTCTTTGACCAAATTTAGAGTTTGGGTTTTAGAAAAAGTTCCCGTTGATCTAAGAAGAGCCATAAGTGCCGGTATTGGACTTTTTATAGCTTTCATAGGTATGCAGGGAATGAAATTGATTGTAAACGATGAGGCAGTTTTGGTCGCTCTTGGCGATATTAAAGATCCAAACGTTTTATTGGGAGTATTTGGATTTGTTTTAGCTGCACTGCTTTATGCATACAGGATAAAAGGTGCTTTTATTTTGGCAATTTTGGCAACTTCTGTGATAGGATGGATTTTCGGGCTTGCAAAACTTCCAGAAAGCATCGTATCGATGCCTGCAAGTATGGCTCCTATCGCTTTTAAACTTGATATTTTGGGGGCTCTGAAACTCTCTTTTATACCTGTGATTATTACGTTTTTAATAACCGACATGTTTGATACTATAGGAACTCTTGCCGGAATTGGAACGAGAGCAGGACTTTTTAAAGACAACAGCTTGGAACTTCAAAAAACTCTTGAAGCCGATGCCTTGGCTACCGTAACCGGTGCAGCACTCGGCACATCTACCACAACGGCATTTATAGAGTCTGCCGCAGGAGTGGAGGATGGCGGAAGAACGGGACTTACGGCTGTTGTAACAGGAGTTCTGTTTATATCCACGCTCTTTTTCCTGCCTCTATATAAAGCGATTCCGGAAAATGCGATTTATGCGATACTGATAATGGTCGGGGTATTGATGTTTGGTGAATTGAAAAACATAAACTATTCTGACACTACAATATCAGTAAGTGCTTTTGTAACGGTAGTTTTAATGCCTCTAACCTATTCGATAACGATAGGACTCAGTGCCGGATTTGTAATCTATCTGTTATTGGCTCTTTTAAAAAAGGAGTTTGACAAAATAAATGCAGGTACAATTATCCTTGCTGTTATCGGTCTTTTAGCTTTTATTTTCCATTGACGCATTCGTAAAGGAGTGTTGAACAGGGAAAACTTCCTAAAAATGGTTTATCTTATATAATTTTTCTGATTATATCTATTTTTTCTTTATCCTCTCGGATAATATATTCGATTCCCTCTGCGTAAAATTTTCTATCATAAACAAAAATATAATTTTTCTCTATGGTATATTCTACCTCTCTTGTTTTACTATACTCTACAAAGAATTTAAACTCTTCAACCTCTTTGTATTCTATCAGATCAGCTTTTGAAATTACCAGATTGGCACTGTCGCTGTAAGCTTTTACAAGTCCTCCTGCACCAAGTAAAACACC contains:
- a CDS encoding efflux RND transporter permease subunit: MRKTDKDLFKGPIAWMASRPVAVNLVMMIAIIGGLLMMGHLRQEVFPDFERDEVRISVSYPGAGPEEIEKGIILPIEEALSSVDGIKRYRSVAFEGRASVNVEARKGYELQKLQNDIENAINRIRTFPVDAEKPKISQRSYEKRTMSLAVYGDADRLTLYKIAQRLKEILLHDSVISKVDIYGVSPLQISIEIDEEHLRKYSLTQGFIAKKIRDNSLDLPAGSIKTQRGEIIVRLKQRREKPIEFENIPIITTKEGNSVFLKEIAVIKEAFEDEDYFALFDGKPAIRIEIRNSQDISPIKISESVKEKVESFRQTLPETVDVKILTDEASVFKDRVDLILKNSAIGLVLVLLALSIFLEIRLAFWVMMGIPISFLGAFLFFPYLDVSISMVSLFAFIIALGIVVDDAIVVGENVYHYREKGYSPLAAAIKGAREMAVPVSFSILTNIVAFLPIYFIPGVTGKIFQVIPVVVITVFLISWFEALFILPAHLAGVKNSVKNRLLLWIHNNQQKFSKTFRAWVRFKFGPFLSLILRNRYITLIIAISILGVTLSYAFSGRMGMQIFPRTESDYAKAIVKMPFGTPAEKTKEVVERLIKSAQKVAEETGKKDIYLKGIYARVGRSGSHLAEVRVYLAPPDIREEILSTAGFVKKWRKLTGEIAGVDVLQFFSDAGGPGHGPSLTIELSHPDMEVLKIASRSLARELEKYPRVFDISDGFAPGKEQINFRLTPLAYALGFDANQIAREIRNRLYGAEARRILIGPNEVKIMSKMPLDERRYEYYFDNMMLYTKDGKEVALKDLIIPEWGHAYTEIVRQNGRRVITVEANVKPRSKALEILNDLKEGKLKELTNRYHGLTYSFEGNQSEMRESLSTLKTTFILSIFAIYTLLAIPFRSYLQPLIVMASIPFGIIGAILGHLVMGYSLSVISLFGIVALCGIVVNDSLIMVKFANDYKEKFNVSMFRVAKEAALQRFRPVLLTTITTFGGLMPMIFETSRQAKVLIPMALSLGFGILFATFITLLLVPSLYLIVEDIKKLKG
- a CDS encoding TolC family protein, yielding MAKYLSFLAILLLFAGCYAKKEPLPGEIAEIQKNMTNAETKKWWKVFEDENLNRLLEEALAENFSLKSIRKKILQAEAQLKKSRSPLFPAIDATIGVSRSFVNESGYSDSENSFSLGAAAKYEVDLWGKIDSLSKAAGFEYKASKEDFKAANVTFTSEIAKNWYGYLYQSSRLRLLAEKRDIARKELETLKKRFVSAQADVSDILQQKSTIKEIDKDIVFSKNEKKIFATALNVMLSKKPDEKLIFNESAFPDVLSVKTPKIEMSKLMQRPDIKSLYYKLQAQDERYAAAISAQYPRLALSSNISSSSSGLNNVFDNWFASIAASAVSPIFDAGERKADVKAARAKTEELLFRYKQALLDAAKEVTDLLEKIESQKQYIKILKKQKEIAQKNIEFYRSRYITGQQEYRRYLSALMSFKNLEEKELKASYELALYYIGLYRALSTGWEEDKDKK
- a CDS encoding DUF4395 domain-containing protein, whose amino-acid sequence is MAKCCPISQRRTDSYLERIEAFITAAIVTIFVMTCSFVMPLLLAIDFLLKLATQNRYGIFRPLSKKCKEVLKLPQKSVDDAPKKFARVLGMIMSFNLVVLYIFNLHIPAVILSCIFITFALLEAFFDYCIGCKIYTALKKASTKP
- a CDS encoding efflux RND transporter periplasmic adaptor subunit; the protein is MREKNRFHLILKVVIVLAVAGLSLYISYYWITNKPKARKRVHKIEKRALLVETIKPKISDCNVRLEMYGKVIPYRSLELTSRVSSQITKLNSRLIPGEMFKKGEVLIELDTADFILAAAQKKADIAKAEYELEVELNRQKSAKKEFELFAEEVSEREKSFIYRIPHIKAAEEKLAAAKAAYKKALLDIERCTIKAPFDCVILSVDVAKGEVVNSSKRLLLLARADRFWIDVTLSPEKLKYIDIPGYNSKKGSVASVRHSFWPKTAKSVSVKVISLKKEVDNGSKMANILLEAKDPLGIETEGAKLLLNSFVEVEIEGKTIKECAKIPRVALRASDTIWVYTKEKLLDIRKTEVLWKDKKFAYIKAKDLNDGEMVITSNIETPVEGMRLRNFKAFSAKKREHR
- a CDS encoding antibiotic biosynthesis monooxygenase family protein, producing MKKIPLGKYAAKHRLSRYQVLKMTMKGELAYEEVEENGRKTVYILEEEDAQKERGNQAAETKESAKLASTPKPPYYAVIFTSQTGEDIEGFQEMAKKMTALASEQEGFLGIESARSDIGITVSYWKDLESIRRWRENSEHRLAQKQGQQKWYKRYKIRIAKVESEKSFE
- a CDS encoding CerR family C-terminal domain-containing protein is translated as MKKKKDTKQKILEVSSRLFAKYGFKETTIAMICKEAGVNIASVNYHFGSKENLYKESWRYAFQKSLKLYSEEKKLPQNATAKEKLRFKIASLIRHIFDPEALDFAIMNKESANPTGLLREILIKEIQPERKAMMEIIAELLGEKATKENVKFCHMSVVGQCFHLQKVKSLMSEKSIKFEGITEEEIQRYIDHVLKFSLAGIEAVKNG
- a CDS encoding NCS2 family permease, with amino-acid sequence MWLESMFKLQQKGTDFSTEIRAGFTTFLTMMYIVPVNASIMSLTGMPFDALITATAAVTIIATILNGIWSNTPVAMSVGMGLNAYFTFGLVKGMGIGWQTALGIVMISGLIFLILSLTKFRVWVLEKVPVDLRRAISAGIGLFIAFIGMQGMKLIVNDEAVLVALGDIKDPNVLLGVFGFVLAALLYAYRIKGAFILAILATSVIGWIFGLAKLPESIVSMPASMAPIAFKLDILGALKLSFIPVIITFLITDMFDTIGTLAGIGTRAGLFKDNSLELQKTLEADALATVTGAALGTSTTTAFIESAAGVEDGGRTGLTAVVTGVLFISTLFFLPLYKAIPENAIYAILIMVGVLMFGELKNINYSDTTISVSAFVTVVLMPLTYSITIGLSAGFVIYLLLALLKKEFDKINAGTIILAVIGLLAFIFH
- a CDS encoding pyridoxamine 5'-phosphate oxidase family protein, whose protein sequence is MGKQYGSLKQKDVDFINAQKIFFLASCSLEEVNLSPKGYESIKVLDSNTLLYLDYPGSGNRTARDIENDGEITLMFCSFEGKPKILRAFCKGELIEKKDAQFSELLKHFDADESLTRRLIKFHIYAVETSCGFGVPLMKYIGRRSELENWAVKKRDTGELEKYIEEHKTPPNLKNLGNVTEI